In Amycolatopsis jiangsuensis, the following proteins share a genomic window:
- a CDS encoding YibE/F family protein translates to MNRHRDHGGDHGDGHGHGHGHGPAAPASKRVRTLLVWLLAPLAVATVAAMIVLYPWGKALPDSAVPQGTPVQASITTATSGPCLQPGQVQVGTQPGPDDKPCLTVDLRMTDGPAAGKPLRLTVPIEPGTPRFSAGDDVVLTYNGGDALDPQSFQLVDFQRGTPLVLLAALFAAAVLVLGRWQGLAALVALALSFVVIVLFVLPAILAGESPLLVAIAGAGAIMFLALYLTHGLSARTSVAVLGTLVSLALIGVLSAIFSAAASLTGLGDSTTTLIGSLGHGIDARGLLLAGVVIGALGVLDDVTVTQTSAVWELRRANPSLGWRELYGSGLRIGRDHVGSAVNTLVMAYAGAALPVMLYSAISGVGLGALLGSEDIASEIIRTLAGSVGIVAAVPVTTVLAALIASREPVDHLVSTTNPPESHQ, encoded by the coding sequence GTGAACCGGCATCGTGACCACGGCGGTGACCACGGCGACGGGCACGGGCACGGGCACGGGCACGGCCCGGCGGCCCCCGCGTCGAAACGGGTCCGCACTCTGCTCGTCTGGCTGCTCGCGCCGCTGGCGGTGGCGACGGTGGCCGCGATGATCGTGCTCTACCCGTGGGGCAAGGCCCTACCCGACAGCGCCGTCCCGCAGGGCACGCCGGTGCAGGCGTCGATCACCACCGCCACGTCCGGGCCGTGCCTGCAGCCGGGTCAGGTCCAGGTGGGCACGCAACCGGGGCCGGACGACAAACCGTGCCTCACCGTGGACCTGCGGATGACCGACGGACCGGCGGCCGGGAAGCCGCTACGGCTGACCGTGCCCATCGAACCGGGTACGCCACGGTTCTCCGCCGGCGACGACGTCGTGCTCACCTACAACGGGGGCGACGCGCTGGACCCGCAGTCGTTCCAGCTCGTCGACTTCCAGCGCGGGACGCCGCTGGTGCTGCTGGCCGCGCTGTTCGCCGCGGCGGTGCTCGTGCTGGGCCGCTGGCAGGGGCTGGCCGCGCTGGTCGCGCTGGCGCTGAGCTTCGTGGTCATCGTGCTGTTCGTGCTGCCCGCGATCCTCGCCGGGGAGAGTCCGCTGCTGGTCGCGATCGCCGGGGCGGGCGCGATCATGTTCCTGGCCCTGTACCTGACGCACGGGTTGTCCGCGAGAACATCGGTCGCGGTGCTGGGCACGCTGGTCAGCCTCGCCCTCATCGGCGTCCTGTCGGCGATCTTCTCCGCGGCCGCGTCGCTCACCGGGCTCGGCGACAGCACCACCACGCTGATCGGCTCGCTCGGCCACGGCATCGACGCGCGCGGCCTGCTGCTGGCCGGCGTGGTGATCGGCGCGCTGGGGGTGCTCGACGACGTGACCGTCACGCAGACGAGCGCGGTGTGGGAACTGCGGCGCGCCAACCCGTCGCTCGGCTGGCGCGAACTGTACGGCTCGGGCCTGCGCATCGGCCGCGACCACGTCGGCTCGGCGGTCAACACCCTGGTGATGGCCTACGCCGGCGCCGCACTGCCGGTGATGCTGTACTCCGCGATCTCCGGCGTCGGGCTCGGCGCGCTGCTGGGCAGCGAGGACATCGCGTCGGAGATCATCCGCACGCTGGCGGGCTCGGTGGGCATCGTCGCCGCGGTCCCGGTGACGACGGTCCTGGCCGCGCTGATCGCCTCCCGCGAGCCCGTCGACCACCTCGTCAGTACCACGAATCCCCCTGAGTCACACCAGTAA
- a CDS encoding GlxA family transcriptional regulator produces MPGAPRRVVILGYADAELLDIACVSDVLDAANRLGARRPYEVRLATVDGQPFACQSGLTLTPHGRLDQLRGELDTVVVAGGIGHRAASADQRLLEHVRRLSQLSRRTASVCTGSSVLAAAGLLSGRRATTHWSYASRLAEQYPSVSVDPVPLFVRHGDVYTSAGVTSGLDLTLAFVEDDHGAALAREAARTLVTYLQRPGNQAQVSMFLSGPPPEHRQVRDLTAYVAGHLAEDLGTPVLARQVGVSARQLTRLFDAHLGTTPGKYVRTVRAEHAARLLSGSDLPLTAIARRCGFGSTETLRQAFLDHFDTPPSAYRRVHLRTTHA; encoded by the coding sequence ATGCCGGGAGCCCCGCGCCGCGTCGTGATCCTCGGGTACGCCGATGCCGAGCTGCTGGACATCGCCTGCGTCTCGGACGTGCTCGACGCGGCCAACCGCCTCGGCGCCCGCCGGCCGTACGAAGTACGGCTGGCCACTGTGGACGGACAGCCGTTCGCCTGCCAGTCCGGGCTCACGCTCACCCCGCACGGACGGCTCGACCAGCTCCGCGGCGAACTCGACACGGTCGTCGTCGCGGGCGGGATCGGGCACCGCGCGGCGTCGGCCGACCAGCGGCTGCTCGAGCACGTGCGGCGGCTTTCGCAGCTGAGCCGGCGTACCGCGTCGGTCTGCACCGGGTCCAGCGTGCTCGCCGCGGCCGGTCTGCTGAGCGGCCGCCGCGCGACCACGCACTGGTCCTACGCCTCCCGGCTGGCCGAGCAGTACCCCTCGGTGTCGGTCGACCCGGTCCCGCTGTTCGTGCGGCACGGCGACGTCTACACCTCGGCGGGCGTCACCAGCGGACTCGACCTCACGCTCGCCTTCGTCGAGGACGACCACGGCGCGGCGCTGGCCAGGGAGGCCGCCCGCACCCTGGTGACCTACCTGCAACGGCCGGGAAACCAGGCCCAGGTGAGCATGTTCCTGTCCGGACCGCCGCCGGAGCACCGGCAGGTCCGCGACCTCACCGCCTACGTCGCCGGGCACCTCGCCGAGGACCTCGGCACCCCGGTGCTCGCCCGGCAGGTCGGCGTCAGCGCCCGGCAGCTGACCCGGCTGTTCGACGCGCATCTCGGGACCACGCCGGGAAAGTACGTCCGGACCGTGCGCGCCGAGCACGCGGCCCGCCTGCTCTCGGGCAGCGACCTGCCGCTGACCGCCATCGCCCGCCGCTGCGGCTTCGGCTCCACCGAAACCCTGCGGCAGGCGTTCCTGGACCACTTCGACACGCCGCCGTCGGCCTACCGGCGAGTGCATCTGCGCACCACGCACGCCTGA
- a CDS encoding DJ-1/PfpI family protein has product MTEKTFAFVVYPGLTALDLVGPLQVLNAYAQADPAVRIAVVGENRDTVGTDSPLRIAPSHTFAEIPGPDWVLVPGGGGPTLRALSDATLIGYLRHAAAGAELMMSVCTGSLLLGEAGLLDGRDATTHWMFRDLLRAFGATPVARRWVEDGPVITAAGVSAGIDLALHVVDRLAGPDVARRVQFGIEYDPQPPHGPLDWDAAPADDLRSIRERALRDGLADAPELREKLLAHA; this is encoded by the coding sequence ATGACCGAGAAGACGTTCGCTTTCGTCGTGTACCCCGGGCTCACCGCGCTGGACCTGGTCGGGCCGTTGCAGGTGCTGAACGCCTACGCGCAGGCCGATCCGGCGGTGCGGATCGCGGTGGTGGGGGAGAACCGGGACACGGTCGGGACGGATTCCCCGCTGCGGATCGCGCCGAGCCACACCTTCGCCGAGATCCCGGGGCCGGACTGGGTGCTCGTGCCCGGCGGAGGCGGGCCGACGCTGCGCGCGCTGTCGGATGCCACTCTCATCGGCTACCTCCGCCACGCCGCCGCCGGTGCCGAGCTGATGATGTCGGTGTGCACGGGATCGCTGCTGCTCGGCGAGGCCGGCTTGCTCGATGGGCGGGACGCCACCACGCACTGGATGTTCCGCGATCTGCTGCGTGCCTTCGGCGCGACGCCGGTGGCGCGGCGGTGGGTCGAGGACGGTCCGGTCATCACCGCCGCCGGAGTGTCCGCGGGGATCGACCTCGCCCTGCACGTCGTCGACCGGCTGGCCGGGCCGGACGTGGCGCGGCGTGTGCAGTTCGGCATCGAATACGATCCGCAACCACCGCACGGCCCGCTGGACTGGGACGCGGCGCCCGCCGACGATCTCCGGTCGATCCGGGAACGGGCGCTGCGTGACGGTCTGGCCGACGCGCCGGAGCTCCGGGAGAAGCTGCTCGCGCACGCCTGA
- a CDS encoding STAS domain-containing protein: MAPRRGRNGLTLLTTVRDGDLVLVTAAGEIDVASVGDFRAVLSNACGAGEKLVVDLTRVGYLSCAGLRALEETSRARPALSVVATGSVVLRAFAVSGVGAAVPVRPRLREACAAARA, encoded by the coding sequence ATGGCTCCACGCCGGGGGCGCAACGGCCTCACCCTCCTCACCACCGTCCGTGACGGTGATCTCGTGCTGGTGACCGCCGCCGGGGAGATCGACGTGGCGTCGGTGGGGGATTTCCGCGCGGTGCTCTCGAACGCCTGCGGGGCGGGGGAGAAGCTGGTCGTCGACCTGACCAGGGTCGGCTACCTCAGCTGTGCCGGGCTGCGCGCGCTGGAAGAGACGAGCCGGGCCCGTCCGGCGCTGTCGGTGGTCGCGACCGGCTCGGTCGTGCTGCGCGCGTTCGCGGTGTCCGGAGTCGGCGCGGCCGTCCCGGTGCGCCCGCGGCTGCGAGAGGCGTGCGCTGCCGCTCGGGCGTGA
- a CDS encoding SPW repeat domain-containing protein yields the protein MSSGHDTAPRAAVGPLTGGAAGLAVLAGLYLIVGPWLARYGGAAELAVSNTVAGLAIVVFAALRLPALTWVVPVLGAWAAVSPLILRYGDETAPSDAAVTGNLIAGIVVVAAGVTLLVRRR from the coding sequence ATGTCCAGCGGACATGACACCGCACCCCGGGCCGCGGTCGGCCCGCTCACCGGCGGTGCGGCCGGGCTCGCGGTGCTGGCCGGGCTGTATCTGATCGTCGGCCCGTGGCTGGCCCGGTACGGCGGCGCGGCGGAACTGGCCGTGAGCAACACCGTGGCCGGGCTGGCCATCGTGGTCTTCGCCGCGCTGCGGTTGCCCGCACTGACCTGGGTGGTGCCGGTGCTCGGGGCCTGGGCGGCGGTCTCGCCGCTGATTCTGCGCTACGGCGACGAAACAGCGCCCTCGGATGCCGCGGTGACGGGCAACCTGATCGCCGGGATCGTGGTGGTCGCCGCCGGGGTCACCTTGCTGGTCCGCCGCCGCTGA
- a CDS encoding SRPBCC family protein produces MGHEFEIAKEVRLPAGPEAVWEAVATGPGIDSWFMGRHEVDAAARRIRFRLGEMRSDAEITGWQPPRRLSYRSEPDESGSFEAFEYLVEAAGDGTSVLRFVHRGFTSDDWNDEYHEAFSLGWDMYLHTLGELLRHFPGRFATYVTADGPPSSAVPEAWPKLLAALGLPEEPVAGQEVRIPREGQAPIEGVLDYSTRHYAGVRTPEALYRFHERSGLGLPIAAGHHLFAPDVDATVETAAWQEWLAGALS; encoded by the coding sequence ATGGGACACGAGTTCGAGATCGCCAAAGAGGTTCGGCTGCCCGCCGGGCCGGAGGCGGTGTGGGAAGCGGTGGCGACCGGACCGGGCATCGACTCGTGGTTCATGGGCCGGCACGAGGTCGACGCCGCGGCGAGGCGGATCCGGTTCCGGCTCGGCGAGATGCGCAGCGACGCCGAGATCACCGGATGGCAGCCGCCGCGCCGGTTGAGTTACCGAAGTGAGCCCGACGAGAGTGGTTCGTTCGAAGCGTTCGAATACCTCGTCGAGGCCGCCGGGGACGGCACGTCGGTGCTGCGGTTCGTGCACCGTGGATTCACCTCCGACGACTGGAACGACGAGTACCATGAGGCGTTCTCCCTCGGCTGGGACATGTACCTGCACACGCTCGGAGAGCTGCTGCGGCACTTCCCGGGACGCTTCGCGACCTACGTGACGGCGGACGGTCCGCCGTCCTCCGCCGTTCCCGAAGCGTGGCCGAAGCTGCTGGCTGCACTCGGGTTGCCGGAGGAACCCGTTGCCGGGCAAGAGGTTCGGATTCCCCGGGAAGGTCAGGCGCCGATCGAGGGCGTGCTCGACTACTCGACCCGGCACTACGCGGGCGTCCGCACGCCGGAGGCGCTGTACCGGTTCCACGAACGTTCCGGGCTGGGCCTGCCGATCGCGGCCGGCCACCATCTGTTCGCGCCGGACGTCGACGCCACCGTGGAGACCGCGGCGTGGCAGGAGTGGCTCGCCGGCGCGCTGTCCTGA
- a CDS encoding pyruvate dehydrogenase, whose protein sequence is MATVADQLVDVLVQCGVRRIYGVVGDSLNPVVDAVRRSGGSARGGIDWMHVRNEEAGAFAAAAEAQLTGRLAVCAGSCGPGNLHLLQGVYDAHRSGAPVLAIASHIPAAQIGTGFFQETRPQHLFAECSHYCELVSTPEQMPRLARIAVQNAVGRRGAAVLVLPGDLSHEPAVHATGESASLGGPPAVLPAEDDLVRLAERINRAEKVMIMAGAGCRDAHADVLALADLVGAPVGHSLRGKEFVQYDNPFDVGMSGLLGYGACYQAMHEADLVLLLGTDFPYDTFLPQRNTVQVDLDPARIGRRSVLEFGVQGDVGATIRAVLPELRRRADRSFLHDMLRKHERGLQRVVDAYTEEVSQRVPLHPEYVADVLDEEAAEDAVFTVDTGMCNVWAARYVTPNGHRRILGSFVHGSMANALPHAIGAQSAAPGRQVVAMCGDGGLAMLLGELLTLKTHALPVKAVVFNNSSLGMVKLEMLVDGLPEFGTDHDQVDFAALARAAGLHARRVEQPAEVRDGIREILAHDGPALLDVVTDPSALSIPPNITAAQVRGFALAASKTVLGGGVGKMLNLAKSNLRNLPRP, encoded by the coding sequence ATGGCGACGGTGGCCGATCAGCTGGTCGACGTTCTCGTGCAGTGCGGCGTGCGCCGGATCTACGGCGTCGTGGGCGACAGCCTCAACCCGGTGGTGGACGCGGTGCGGCGCTCCGGTGGCTCGGCCCGCGGCGGGATCGACTGGATGCACGTGCGCAACGAGGAGGCCGGTGCGTTCGCCGCGGCGGCCGAGGCGCAGCTCACCGGCCGGCTCGCGGTGTGCGCCGGCAGCTGCGGCCCGGGCAATCTGCACCTGCTGCAGGGGGTCTACGACGCGCACCGCTCGGGTGCGCCGGTGCTTGCGATCGCCTCGCACATCCCGGCCGCACAGATCGGCACCGGCTTCTTCCAGGAGACCCGCCCGCAGCACCTGTTCGCCGAATGTTCGCACTACTGCGAGCTGGTCAGCACGCCGGAGCAGATGCCGCGGCTGGCGCGGATCGCGGTGCAGAACGCGGTGGGCCGCCGGGGCGCGGCGGTACTCGTGCTGCCGGGCGATCTTTCCCACGAACCCGCCGTGCACGCCACCGGCGAGTCCGCGTCGCTCGGCGGTCCGCCCGCGGTGCTGCCCGCCGAGGACGACCTCGTGCGCCTCGCCGAGCGGATCAACCGTGCGGAAAAGGTGATGATCATGGCGGGCGCGGGCTGCCGGGACGCGCACGCCGACGTGCTCGCGCTCGCCGACCTGGTCGGTGCTCCGGTCGGGCATTCGTTGCGGGGCAAGGAGTTCGTGCAGTACGACAATCCGTTCGACGTGGGGATGAGCGGCCTGCTCGGGTACGGCGCCTGCTACCAGGCGATGCACGAGGCCGATCTGGTGCTGCTGCTGGGCACCGACTTCCCGTACGACACGTTCCTGCCGCAGCGCAACACCGTGCAGGTCGACCTCGACCCGGCGCGGATCGGTCGCCGCTCGGTGCTGGAGTTCGGCGTGCAGGGCGACGTCGGCGCCACGATCCGCGCGGTGCTGCCGGAACTGCGGCGGCGTGCGGATCGCTCCTTCCTGCACGACATGCTGCGCAAGCACGAGCGTGGCCTGCAGCGGGTCGTGGACGCCTACACCGAAGAGGTCTCGCAGCGCGTTCCCCTGCATCCCGAGTACGTCGCCGACGTCCTCGACGAGGAGGCCGCCGAGGATGCGGTGTTCACTGTGGACACCGGGATGTGCAACGTCTGGGCGGCCCGCTACGTCACCCCGAACGGGCACCGCCGGATCCTCGGTTCGTTCGTGCACGGCAGCATGGCCAACGCGCTGCCGCACGCGATCGGCGCGCAGTCGGCCGCACCCGGCCGTCAGGTGGTGGCGATGTGTGGGGACGGCGGCCTCGCCATGTTGCTGGGTGAGCTGCTCACCCTGAAAACCCATGCGCTGCCGGTGAAAGCGGTGGTGTTCAACAACTCCTCGCTCGGCATGGTGAAGCTGGAGATGCTGGTGGACGGGCTGCCGGAGTTCGGCACCGACCACGACCAGGTGGACTTCGCCGCGCTCGCCCGCGCGGCCGGCCTGCACGCCCGCCGGGTGGAGCAGCCGGCCGAGGTACGGGACGGGATCCGCGAGATCCTCGCCCACGACGGTCCGGCGCTGCTCGACGTGGTCACCGACCCGAGCGCGCTGTCCATCCCGCCGAACATCACCGCCGCCCAGGTCCGCGGGTTCGCGCTGGCAGCGAGCAAAACGGTCCTCGGCGGCGGCGTGGGAAAGATGCTGAACCTGGCGAAGTCCAACCTGCGCAACCTTCCGCGCCCCTGA
- a CDS encoding ABC transporter ATP-binding protein, whose protein sequence is MPPEKALDFRNSLARLLRLLKPQCTELIGVLVLGAASVALTVLGPKVLAQATDLIFAGVLGRSLPLGASKEQVVAGLRERGDDTLADIVGRVDLTPGLGIDFTAVGRVLMLVLALYVIASFFGLIQARLTTSLVQGAVYRLRRDVEEKFARLPLRYFDRQPRGEVLSRVTNDIDNLAQSLQQTLSQIVTSLFTVVGVLVMMLLISPLLALIAILTVPASVFVAAKIGKRAQPQFIRQWSTTGRLNAHIEEMYTGHSLVKIFGRRAESEETFAEQNETLYGASFRAQFISGTIQPAMMFIGNLNYALVAVIGALRVASGSLSLGDVQAFIQYSRQFSQPVTQIASMANLLQSGVASAERVFALLDAQEQEPEPARPVRPEVVRGRVEFEQVSFRYLADTPLIEDLSLTVEPGQTVAIVGPTGAGKTTLVNLLMRFYEIDGGRITLDGVDIAGMDREELRDKTGMVLQDAWLFGGTIAENIAYGADEVTREQVVEAATATYVDRFVRMLPDGYDTVLDDEGDTVSAGEKQLITVARAFLAKPVILILDEATSSVDTRTEVLIQQAMNSLRSGRTSFVIAHRLSTIRDADVILVMEDGHIVEQGDHETLLHSDGAYSRLYAAQFAEAMAETD, encoded by the coding sequence ATGCCGCCGGAGAAGGCACTCGACTTCCGCAATTCCCTGGCACGGCTGCTGCGCCTGCTGAAGCCCCAGTGCACCGAGCTGATCGGGGTCCTCGTGCTGGGTGCGGCCAGCGTCGCGCTGACCGTGCTCGGACCGAAGGTCCTCGCGCAGGCCACCGACCTGATCTTCGCCGGGGTCCTCGGGCGGTCGCTGCCACTGGGCGCCTCGAAGGAGCAGGTGGTGGCCGGGCTGCGCGAGCGCGGCGACGACACGCTGGCCGACATCGTCGGCCGGGTCGACCTCACACCCGGGCTCGGCATCGACTTCACCGCGGTGGGCCGGGTGCTGATGCTCGTGCTGGCGCTGTACGTGATCGCCTCGTTCTTCGGACTCATCCAGGCCCGGCTGACCACGAGCCTGGTGCAGGGCGCGGTGTACCGGCTGCGACGCGACGTGGAGGAGAAGTTCGCGCGGCTGCCGTTGCGGTACTTCGACCGGCAGCCGCGCGGCGAGGTGCTGAGCCGGGTCACCAACGACATCGACAACCTGGCGCAGTCGCTCCAGCAGACGCTGTCGCAGATCGTCACGTCGCTGTTCACCGTGGTCGGCGTGCTGGTGATGATGCTGCTCATCTCCCCGCTGCTCGCGCTGATCGCGATCCTGACGGTGCCGGCCTCGGTGTTCGTGGCGGCCAAGATCGGCAAACGGGCGCAGCCGCAGTTCATCCGGCAGTGGTCCACCACCGGCAGGCTCAACGCGCACATCGAGGAGATGTACACCGGCCACTCGCTGGTCAAGATCTTCGGCAGGCGCGCGGAGTCCGAGGAGACGTTCGCCGAGCAGAACGAGACCCTCTACGGCGCCAGCTTCCGTGCGCAGTTCATCTCCGGCACGATCCAGCCGGCGATGATGTTCATCGGCAACCTGAACTACGCGCTGGTCGCGGTGATCGGTGCGCTGCGGGTCGCCTCGGGCAGCCTGTCGCTGGGTGACGTGCAGGCGTTCATCCAGTACTCGCGCCAGTTCAGTCAGCCGGTCACGCAGATCGCCAGCATGGCGAACCTGCTGCAGTCCGGCGTCGCGTCGGCCGAGCGGGTGTTCGCGCTGCTCGACGCGCAGGAGCAGGAACCCGAGCCGGCCCGGCCGGTGCGGCCGGAGGTGGTGCGCGGCCGGGTCGAGTTCGAGCAGGTGTCGTTCCGCTATCTGGCGGACACGCCGCTGATCGAGGACCTGTCGCTCACCGTGGAACCGGGCCAGACGGTCGCCATCGTCGGGCCGACCGGCGCCGGCAAGACCACGCTGGTCAACCTGCTCATGCGGTTCTACGAGATCGACGGCGGCCGGATCACCCTCGACGGCGTGGACATCGCCGGAATGGACCGCGAGGAGCTGCGCGACAAGACCGGCATGGTGCTGCAGGACGCGTGGCTGTTCGGCGGCACCATCGCGGAGAACATCGCCTACGGCGCCGACGAGGTGACCCGCGAGCAGGTGGTCGAGGCGGCCACCGCGACGTACGTGGACCGGTTCGTGCGCATGCTGCCGGACGGCTACGACACGGTGCTCGACGACGAGGGCGACACGGTCAGCGCCGGCGAGAAGCAGCTGATCACGGTCGCGCGGGCGTTCCTGGCCAAGCCGGTGATCCTGATCCTCGACGAGGCGACCAGCTCGGTGGACACCCGCACCGAGGTGCTCATCCAGCAGGCGATGAACTCGCTGCGCAGCGGACGCACGAGCTTCGTCATCGCGCACCGGCTGTCCACGATCCGCGACGCGGACGTGATCCTGGTGATGGAGGACGGCCACATCGTGGAGCAGGGCGACCACGAAACCCTGCTGCACTCGGACGGCGCCTACTCCCGCCTGTACGCGGCCCAGTTCGCCGAGGCCATGGCCGAGACCGACTGA
- a CDS encoding ABC transporter ATP-binding protein produces MLVRLLRSHLRPYRATLWLVVALQLVQTIAALYLPTLNADIVDNGLVKGDTGYIVRIGGVMLLVTLVQIAGSIGAVYFGARTAMALGRDVRASVFHRVQDFSAREIGQFGTPSLITRTTNDVQQIQMLVLMTLTLMVSAPIMCVGGIILAIDQDGPLSLLLLVIVPVLAVAVGFIVARMRPAFRLMQTRIDKINQVMREQIMGIRVIRAFVRDRHERERFGRANDDLLRVSLRVGRLMALMFPTVMLVMNVSSVAVLWFGGHRIDSGHMQIGALTAFLAYLLQILMSVMMATFMFMMVPRAEVSAERISEVLDTEPSVVPPAEPVSPGTVHGHLELTGVEFRYPGAEKPVLQDVSLLARPGETTAVIGSTGSGKTTLLNLIPRLMDATAGAVRVDGVDVRGLDPAVLSSTVGMVPQKPYLFAGTIASNLRYGNPDATDEQLWHALDVAQGKDFVTKMADGLESRIAQGGTNVSGGQRQRLAIARMLVHRPEIYLFDDSFSALDYATDAALRRALADETREATVVIVAQRVSTIRGADRIIVLDDGRVVGTGTHHELMDGNETYREIVLSQLTEQEAA; encoded by the coding sequence GTGCTGGTCAGATTGCTGCGCAGTCATCTGCGCCCTTATCGCGCCACTCTGTGGCTCGTCGTCGCACTGCAGCTGGTACAGACCATTGCCGCGCTGTACCTGCCGACGCTCAACGCCGACATCGTCGACAACGGCCTGGTCAAGGGCGACACCGGGTACATCGTGCGGATCGGCGGCGTGATGCTGCTGGTCACCCTCGTGCAGATCGCCGGGTCGATCGGCGCGGTGTACTTCGGTGCCCGCACCGCGATGGCGCTCGGACGCGACGTGCGTGCCTCGGTGTTCCACCGCGTGCAGGACTTCTCCGCAAGGGAGATCGGCCAGTTCGGCACGCCGTCGCTGATCACCCGCACCACCAACGATGTCCAGCAGATCCAGATGCTGGTGCTGATGACCCTGACACTGATGGTGTCCGCGCCGATCATGTGCGTCGGCGGCATCATCCTGGCGATCGACCAGGACGGCCCGCTGTCGCTGCTGCTGCTGGTCATCGTGCCGGTACTGGCGGTCGCGGTGGGCTTCATCGTGGCCCGGATGCGTCCGGCGTTCCGGCTCATGCAGACCCGCATCGACAAGATCAACCAGGTCATGCGCGAGCAGATCATGGGCATCCGGGTGATCCGCGCGTTCGTGCGCGACCGGCACGAGCGTGAGCGGTTCGGCCGGGCCAACGACGACCTGCTCCGGGTGTCGCTGCGGGTCGGCAGGCTGATGGCGCTGATGTTCCCCACCGTGATGCTGGTGATGAACGTGTCCAGCGTGGCGGTGCTGTGGTTCGGCGGGCACCGGATCGACAGCGGTCACATGCAGATCGGGGCGCTCACCGCGTTCCTGGCCTACCTGCTGCAGATCCTGATGTCGGTCATGATGGCCACGTTCATGTTCATGATGGTGCCGCGCGCGGAGGTGAGCGCGGAGCGGATCAGCGAGGTGCTCGACACCGAGCCGAGCGTGGTCCCGCCGGCCGAACCGGTCTCGCCGGGGACCGTGCACGGGCACTTGGAGCTGACCGGGGTCGAGTTCCGCTACCCCGGTGCGGAGAAACCGGTCCTGCAGGACGTGTCGCTGCTCGCCCGTCCCGGCGAGACCACGGCGGTGATCGGCAGCACCGGCAGCGGGAAGACCACGCTGCTCAACCTCATCCCGCGGCTGATGGACGCGACCGCGGGCGCGGTACGGGTGGACGGCGTGGACGTGCGCGGGCTCGACCCCGCGGTGCTCTCCTCGACGGTGGGCATGGTGCCGCAGAAGCCGTACCTGTTCGCCGGCACGATCGCCAGCAACCTGCGCTACGGCAATCCGGACGCCACCGACGAGCAGCTGTGGCACGCACTGGACGTCGCGCAGGGCAAGGACTTCGTGACGAAGATGGCCGACGGCCTCGAATCCCGGATCGCGCAGGGCGGCACGAACGTCTCCGGCGGCCAGCGCCAGCGGCTCGCGATCGCGCGGATGCTGGTGCACCGCCCGGAGATCTACCTGTTCGACGACTCGTTCAGCGCACTGGACTACGCCACCGACGCGGCCCTGCGCCGCGCGCTCGCGGACGAGACCCGCGAGGCGACGGTCGTCATCGTGGCGCAGCGGGTCAGCACGATCCGCGGCGCCGACCGGATCATCGTGCTCGACGACGGCCGCGTCGTCGGCACCGGCACCCATCACGAACTCATGGACGGCAACGAAACCTACCGGGAGATCGTGCTGTCCCAGCTGACCGAGCAGGAGGCTGCGTGA
- a CDS encoding TetR/AcrR family transcriptional regulator yields MTDPSPGLRERKKQAARLALAQAALRLALERGADQLRVEDIANEVGVSPRTFNNYFSSKEEAVCSFIVEQQQRVREALLARPAREPLWEAVINASVERQETEGAPRREDVWRLREMMHHAGLFGEMLRSHAKVELVLAEAIAERAGEGANPLHARMMAGIVQTASRIAFHTWLTSDSDRGYLTAFVELLREARAGMPALTAAAADATPAEAS; encoded by the coding sequence GTGACCGATCCATCCCCCGGCCTGCGCGAGCGCAAGAAGCAGGCAGCCCGCCTCGCGCTCGCCCAGGCGGCGCTGCGGCTCGCCCTCGAGCGCGGCGCCGACCAGCTGCGTGTGGAGGACATCGCCAACGAGGTCGGCGTGTCCCCGCGCACCTTCAACAACTACTTCTCGAGCAAGGAGGAAGCAGTCTGCTCGTTCATCGTCGAGCAGCAGCAGCGCGTGCGGGAGGCGCTGCTCGCCCGGCCGGCGCGGGAACCGCTGTGGGAGGCGGTGATCAACGCGTCAGTGGAACGGCAGGAGACCGAAGGCGCCCCCCGGCGCGAGGACGTGTGGCGGCTGCGCGAGATGATGCACCACGCCGGGCTCTTCGGCGAGATGCTGCGCTCGCACGCGAAAGTAGAGCTCGTGCTCGCCGAGGCGATCGCCGAACGCGCCGGAGAGGGCGCAAATCCGTTGCACGCGCGGATGATGGCGGGCATCGTGCAGACTGCGTCCCGCATCGCGTTCCACACCTGGCTGACCTCGGACTCCGACCGGGGGTACCTGACGGCGTTCGTGGAGCTCCTGCGGGAGGCGCGGGCCGGCATGCCGGCGCTCACCGCCGCGGCAGCGGACGCCACCCCGGCCGAGGCGTCCTGA